Sequence from the Ectothiorhodospira sp. BSL-9 genome:
GCACCACGGGGGCCGAAAATCCGACAGTCGAGGATATGGCGGACCTGACCCTGGAGCACATCCAGGGTGACCCCGCAACGGCCCAACCGACCCAACGCCAGGCGTTTCGCACCAGGGCGCTGCAAGGGACCCTGCTCATCCTCACGGCGGCCTTGCTGATATCGTCCTTGACCCTGATGTATCCCGCCAAGCGCACCCAGGCGGACCTGATGCACACCGGTGTGAGCCTGCTGCAGGACCTGTCCGACAACCTCCAGGACCGGGAACCTGAGATCCTTGCCAGCCTGGCGGCCATCCATGCCCATGGCCAGCGACTGGAATCGCCCCATGGGCATGCGCCGTTGCCTCTGCATCCTCTTCCCTGGTGGCCTCGAAACCAGGCAGTGGCCCTGGATGACAGCCTGGCCCAGGTGATGAACGCGATGATCCTGCCTGATGTCCTCAACGCGCTGGAGGCGCGTATCCGGGAGCGCGCCCACCAATGGGCATCCCTGGACCCGACGCAGCGGGAACTTGAACGCCCCGTCCACTATGAGGATCTGAGGCTTTATCTGATGATCCATTGGCCCGACCACCGGGACGAGCACATCCTCCTGGAGGGACTGAACACGCTGACCCGGTCCAACCTGACCTCCCATGGCCCGGTCCATCAACCGGATGCCCCCACCCTGGGCGCACTCTGGCGGCGCTGGTTCGCCCATGGCCTGACACCCGACTCCCCCATGCAATCCGGGCTGGTAGCCAAGGTGCGCGGCCAACTTCAGACAGAGGCCTCACCCCAGGCCGCCTATGCACGGCTGCAGTCCCGGGCGGCACGGGAAATGGGCCACGTGGCGCTTGAGGAGATACTGGGGCGCGATGGGGCACGACTGATCCGTGCGGAGCACGCCCTGCCGCAGCTCTACACTGCCAGGGCCTGGCAGCAATTCACGCTTCCCACCATTGATGAGCTGGTGGCGCAGGCCCTGCAGGGGGATTGGGTCACCCAGGAGGACACCGACACCCACGCGCGACAACCCATGGACCCGGAGCAGGTGGAGGCCCTGACCCATGACCTGCGCCAACGCTATCTGGATGACTACCAGAAGGCCTGGGGTGACTTCCTGTCTGGTCTGAGCGTGATGCCCTTTCGTGATCTGTCCGCCGCCGCCGATGGCCTGGGGCGGCTCAGTGCCGAAACAGGCCCGCTGACACGCCTGGCCACCTGGACCCATGACAACCTCAATCTGCATGAATCACCCGGGCATCTTCACGAGGCCCTGGGGGCATTATCCAGAGGAGTTGACACGTCCAGCTTCCAGCATCCCATTCTGGCAGGAGGGCAGGACAACCCGGGGCCACTGCTGGCGTTGTTATCTCCGGAAGAGGACACCCTGGTGAGCACCGCCCTCAGCGACCACCTGGAGACCCTGCGGGCCATTGCTTCACATCTGGAATCCCTGATGGCCAGTGCCGATCCGGGCCGAGAGGCCCGGGTAGCCGCCGCCGGGCTCCTGCAGGGGCAGGGTGGTCACACCCCACTGCAGGCGGCCTGGATGTCCACGTCCTCATTATTGGCCGATCTCCCGGCCGCCGAACGCCCGATGCTCGAGCCCTTGCTGCGATCCGCGGTGCGCGAGCCCTGGCGAACCCTGGTGAACACAGCGGTCGGGGATCTGGAACGCCAGTGGCAGGTACAGGTCATGGGCCCATGGCGGGACGGTCTGGCGGGCCGTTTCCCCTTCGATCCCCAGGGGCGGGATGCGGCCCTGGTGGACGTGGTGGATTTCTTTCACCCCGAGCAGGGCCTGCTCTGGGGTTTTGTTCATGAACAGTTGAGCCCCTTCCTGCAGGACACCCGGGGCGCGTGGCGACCCCGGACCTGGATCGGCGTGGGACCCACGTTTTCGCGGGGCTTCGTCCGGAACATGGCGCAGGCCGACGAGATCACCCGCAGCCTGTTTGCCCACGGTCAGGGAACAGCCCAATTGAGCTTCCACCTCTATCCCATGCCCAGCCCCGGTCTGAGCGAGGTGGTCTTCGAGAGCAATGGTCAGGTCTACCGTTACCGCAACGAGCCCCAGGAATGGCGGCGCTTCGCGTGGCCCGGGGATGCCGGCACCCCCGGTGCCCGCGTGCGCGCCGTGGATCATCATGGCCTCGCCACTGGCGAATACCGCGAGGAGGGCATCTGGGGTCTGTTCCGTTTGCTGCACGAGGCCCATGTGGAGGCCGATGACGGGGAGGGTCATGTTTACACCACGCGCTGGCAACTGCCCCATCAAGGCCAGGGTGACCCACCGGAGATCCGTTTCCGGATTCGCCCTGATCGGCAGCAGAACTTCCTGCGCCAGCAACTCTTCACCGGCTTTGAGCTGACCCGCTCGCCCTTCCTTGGGAGTCGTGGATGAACGCACCATCTACCAGACCATCGGCAGCGATGGATGACCCCGCATCCCTGATCCCGCTGGCAACCGCGCCACTGCCCGAGGGGTCGGGCGTTGAGGATCCTCGCCATCATCCCACCCTGCTGGCCATCAAACAGGCCATGGGGCGCCTTCAGGGGACGGATTTTGACCAGGTCATCCAGGATGCCAGCGGTTTCCTGGCCACCCAGGCCAAGGATCTGCGGGTGGCGGGGTTTCTGTGGCTGGCGCTGGTCACCCGTGATCAGATCGATGGACTCATCACCGGCACGGCATTGTTGCGACAGTTGCTGGAATACCAGGATGCCCCCATCCACCCCGGCAAGCCTGCCCAGCGACGCGCTGCCCTGGACTGGCTCAACAGCGAACGGGCAAGGCTCCTGTTGAATCGCCTGGATGCCGCCCCGGAACCGGAGGCGCTGGAGCTTATCCAGGGTGACCTTGAGCACATCGAGACATGCCTGGCCCAGGGGCCCTGGGATGATCCGGAAGCGCCCCCACGCTGGCATGTGCTGCGTCAATGGCTTCAGGCCCGCCGAAAGGACACGGTGACAGGCCAAGGCGCAACCAGCGACGCATCCGTTGCGCCGCAGGAGTTGGGCCAGAAACCTCAGCCCGGGCCATCACCACCCGCCATCGCAGCACCGGATGCTGCGGCTCCAAGTCACTCAGGGCATCCAGGTCCTGCGGGGATGGTGGATACCGCCACGGAGACCTTGCTGTCCACCGCCCGCGACCTGCACGACGCCCTGCACAGGCAAGGCCGCCCCATCGAGGCCCTGGCCTTCGCCCGTGCGGCCCGTTGGGCGCCCCTGACCCTGCCACCCCACAACCAGGGCATCACCCGCATCCCGCCACCCCGCCCGGCGGGCTGGGCCTGCCTGGATGACGCTCAGGCCCGTGGCGACTGGGCGGGCGTGCTCACAAGCGGTGGCGCCCTGTTCTTCGAACCGGGTTTCCACCTGGCCCTGGATCTGCAGCAGCGTCTGGCCATCGCTGCCGAACATCACCACGCCCATGATCTGGCCCTGGATATTCAATCCCAGGTCCGTGCCCTGATCCAGCGACTGCCCGGGCTGGAAACCCTGTGCTTCGAGGATGGCCGACCCTTTGCCGATACCACCACCCTCGCATGGCTGCGGGACGGCCCTGCCACGGAATCCCGCCAGGCCCTCTTGCCGACCAGCCCATTCCCGTTGGCCGATCAGGACGCCTCGGCACCGCATCCCGACACCCTCAAGGACCTGTCCCTGACCGATGCCTGGCAGGCCCTGGCGCACTGGCCCATGACCACCGAACGACAGCGCCTGATGGCGATGATCGCCCGGGCTGATCTTTGTCTTCGGGCCCGGCGACCGGATGTGGCGCTCCCGGTCCTGAAGGCCGCCCGGGCTCAACTGGAGGCGGTCAGGATCGTGGACTGGGACCCGGCCATGGGCAGGACCCTGCTCACCCGTCTGCACCAGGTGGCGGTCACGCTGGATGCCCGGGGGCGGTCCCAGAAGGCGTTGATACAGGAATGTGAACAGGAACTGGCGCGCCTGGACCCCCAGGCCGCCATGGATGTCTTCCCCCTGCCCGAGGAGCGGTCGCGGACCGCGCCGGGCCTCCATGACAAACCATAGCCACAAGGATGAGGACGCTTGCCATGACCCGCAGCTTTCAGAATGAAGTGCCCCGTGCACGTGTGAACATCGCCCTGGAGGTCAACCAGGGTGGCGCCCGCCGGAAGGTGGATCTGCCCTTCAAGATGCTGGTGATGGGTGATTTCAGCCACGGGCGTGCCCAGGGCCGCGTGGCGGAGCGTCCGCGCATGGGCGTTCACAGCGGCAATCTGCAGGCGGTGCTCAAGGACATGGCCCCGTCACTGCGCTTGACCGTGCCGGACAGGATTTCATCGCAAAATCAGGAGATCCCGGTGGATCTCACCTTCGAGCACATGAAGGATTTTTCCCCCGAGGCGGTGGCCGCCCGGGTGCCCTCGCTGGCCCGGCTGATGGCCATGCGCAATCTGCTCAAGGAGCTCAAATCCAGCCTGCTGGACAACACCGCCTTGCGCCGGGAACTGGACCGGATCGTGCGGGACGACGAAGAACTCAAGGCCCTGCAGGGTCAGCTCAAGCGCCTGCTACCCCCGGCCGAGGCTTCATCACAAGACACCGCCAACCACTGATCAGCCCATCAAGCTCGTAAACCCATCATCCGGGAAGACTGCAAGGAGAAGCAGATGACCGCCACACAGACCGTGGACACCCCAAGTCAGGTCGCACCCTACGCCCGCCTGTGCAACCTGGCCGCCGTCACCCCCCTGGAACAGGGACTGGATCTGGATCGTTTCAGCGATGCAGGGGAACTGGCCCAGGCTCCCCAGGGGGATCGCCTCACCGCCGCCCTGGGGGTGCTGCTGGACTTTCTGGAACCCCCTGCCACGGGCGAGAGCGCGGCGCGCATCGACAAGACCCTGGTGGATGATTTCATTGCCCGCATTGATGGTCTGATCGGCGAACAACTGGACGAAATCCTGCACCATCCAGAGTTTCAGCGGCTGGAAGCCGCCTGGCGCAGCCTGCAGTTTCTCACCGAACGGGCCGATCCCCGCGCCCATGTGAAGCTGGAACTGCTGGATGTGAGCAAGGCCGACCTTCAGGAGGATTTCGAGGATGCTGCCGACACCACCCAGAGCGGGCTGTACCGTCAGATCTATGTGCAGGAATATGACACCCCCGGCGGCGAGCCGGTCAGTGCGCTGATCTCTGACTACTGTTTCGATAATACCGCCCAGGACATCAGCCTGCTGGGGGAGATTGCCCGGGTGAGTGCCGCCTGCCACTGCCCCTTCATCGGTTCGGTGGGGCCCCGATTCTTCGGCAAGCACAAGACCAGCGAACTGACCCGCATCCAGGACCTGGGGGCCCATATGGACCAGGCCGCCTTCATCCGCTGGAATGCCTTCCGCGACAGTGAGGACGCCCGTTACGTGGGCCTGACCCTGCCCCGGTTCCTGCTGCGCCTGCCCTACGGCCAGGATCACCCGGTGCGCAGCTTCTGCTACCAGGAGAACACCCTGGGACCGGAACCGGACAAGTACCTCTGGGGCAATGCGGCCTTCGCCTTTGCCGCCAACATGGCGGAGAGCTTCCGGGATCATGGCTGGGCAGTGAACATCCGCGGCCCTGAATCCGGCGGCAAGGTGCCCGGGCTGCCGCTGCACCAGTACGACCTGGGCCAGGGCCTGCAGACCCGCATGCCCACGGAGTTTCTCATCTCCGAGACCCGGGAGCTGGAGTACGCCCGCATGGGGTTCATCCCCCTGAGTTACTACAAGAACCGGGATTTCGCCTGTTTCTTCTCGGCCAACTCCACTCAGCGGCCCGGTGAATATCCGTCACCGGAGGCCACCGCCAACAGCCTGGTGAACGCCCGTCTGCCCTATGTGATGCTGGTGTCCCGCATCGCCCATTACCTGAAGATCCTGCAGCGGGAGAACATCGGCGCCAGCAAGTCCCGGCAGGTGCTGGAGGATGAACTCAATCAGTGGTTGCAGACCCTGGTCACCCGCATGAAGGACCCGGACCCGGCCCTGGTGGCCAGTCATCCGCTACGGGACGGGCGAGTCAGCGTGGAGGAGATTCCCGAGAATCCGGGGCTGTATGCCGTGAATCTGTTCGTGATGCCCCATTTCCAGATCGAGGGGGTGGATGTGCGGCTGTCCCTGGTGGCGCAGATGCCCAAGGACGCCGGGTAAGTCATACACGCCCCGAACCCCGCCCCGGTGAAGGGGCAAGCCCTTGAAGTCCCCAACCATCCATTGCAAGGAGAGCATGACATGGCCGTACCCGCCTACCTGAGCATCCGTGACGATCAGGGCGCCCCCGTGGAGGGGCCCGTGCAGATCACTGGCCGTCGCAATTCGGTGGAGGTGCTGCAACTGGATCACCAGATCCGCATCCCCACGGATTCGGACACCGGCAGCCTGACCGGCACCCGCAAGCACGAACCCCTGCGTTTCGTGAAGACCTTCGACAAGGTCTCCCCCTATCTCTACAAGGCCTGCAGCAATGGCCAGACCCTCTCGGAGGTGGTGATCAGCTGGTTCCGCATCGATGACAGCGGCAGCGAACGGGAATACTTCCGCCATCGCCTGGAGGACGTGAAGGTCACCTCAGTGAAACCCACGATGCACAACGTCAAGGATCTGGACAAGGAGCGCTATCCCCACCTGGAGGAGGTCTCCCTGCGCTACGGTCGCATCACCTGGACCTATGTGGACGGCAACATCGAATTCCAGGATTCCTGGGTCGAGGGCCGTTAGGAAACAGGCGCTCCAGAGCCCCTCTTCCGCAATGGAAGAGGGGTGGCGGTGCCACCGGTTCATCAAGGAAGAGAGACCCCATGGACATCCTTCAATACCTTCACACACCGGATGAGTTCACCCATGTCCGGGACGAGGCATGCTTGCGCGAACGCATGCACCTGGATCGCGCTGCCCGGGAGTTCGCGGAAGATTTTCCGGAGCCGGCCCGGCGCCTGGGCCTGGACACACCCGAAAACCCGGGCCCGGGGATGGACACCCTCCTGCAGGGCGTTGCCCGTATTCACGCCGATATCAGCCGGCGTCTGGATGATGACCTCCCGGAGATCTCCGGGGCACTGCTGGAACAACTGTGGCCCGGCGCCATGAGTGCCTATCCCGCCTGCACGATCCTCGCCTTTCAGCCTCGATTGCGAGGCGGCATGACACAGACAGTGCCGGCCGGAGCAGTGGTGGAAAGTGACCCTGTAGGCCATGAGTCCACCCGTTGCCGCTTTCGCACCGTCACCGAATTGACCCTCCACCCGCTGGAACTGATGAGCATCGAAACAGCGGATACGCCCGACGGCACGCGGGTATCGCTAGGCCTTGAAGTTCACGACCC
This genomic interval carries:
- a CDS encoding Hcp family type VI secretion system effector; translated protein: MAVPAYLSIRDDQGAPVEGPVQITGRRNSVEVLQLDHQIRIPTDSDTGSLTGTRKHEPLRFVKTFDKVSPYLYKACSNGQTLSEVVISWFRIDDSGSEREYFRHRLEDVKVTSVKPTMHNVKDLDKERYPHLEEVSLRYGRITWTYVDGNIEFQDSWVEGR
- a CDS encoding ImcF-related family protein, translated to MTHLFARLRSPLMRLAGPAAGLVVALGLVVLFWSDIRAGLDRVPLWLPWAVLLILCVGLLVWWRTRIHRDRTPISDTPNGSRDAVDEECRDLDEAFKAIHKDLEATSPTRIGLRRRHAAAPWYLLMGPSNSGKTYLSNNIAQVAGHDSQETTAHTAIDVRLLKGAVWVELRGTLMEQADRQDLWRHLLDRLRQHRSRQPLKGLIMTLNLPALLEMEPPQRDARVGMLRRHLQELCETLGQLPPMHLVLTHMDQIPGFTWLAPILADEDSGTWGFALDPQRDTLPQLDEALASLLEELDHKRLRALDLGRDPARGAEIIAFPHRMERAAGCLRDVLTRLCRPEPGREIPPMVGVYLTGTTGAENPTVEDMADLTLEHIQGDPATAQPTQRQAFRTRALQGTLLILTAALLISSLTLMYPAKRTQADLMHTGVSLLQDLSDNLQDREPEILASLAAIHAHGQRLESPHGHAPLPLHPLPWWPRNQAVALDDSLAQVMNAMILPDVLNALEARIRERAHQWASLDPTQRELERPVHYEDLRLYLMIHWPDHRDEHILLEGLNTLTRSNLTSHGPVHQPDAPTLGALWRRWFAHGLTPDSPMQSGLVAKVRGQLQTEASPQAAYARLQSRAAREMGHVALEEILGRDGARLIRAEHALPQLYTARAWQQFTLPTIDELVAQALQGDWVTQEDTDTHARQPMDPEQVEALTHDLRQRYLDDYQKAWGDFLSGLSVMPFRDLSAAADGLGRLSAETGPLTRLATWTHDNLNLHESPGHLHEALGALSRGVDTSSFQHPILAGGQDNPGPLLALLSPEEDTLVSTALSDHLETLRAIASHLESLMASADPGREARVAAAGLLQGQGGHTPLQAAWMSTSSLLADLPAAERPMLEPLLRSAVREPWRTLVNTAVGDLERQWQVQVMGPWRDGLAGRFPFDPQGRDAALVDVVDFFHPEQGLLWGFVHEQLSPFLQDTRGAWRPRTWIGVGPTFSRGFVRNMAQADEITRSLFAHGQGTAQLSFHLYPMPSPGLSEVVFESNGQVYRYRNEPQEWRRFAWPGDAGTPGARVRAVDHHGLATGEYREEGIWGLFRLLHEAHVEADDGEGHVYTTRWQLPHQGQGDPPEIRFRIRPDRQQNFLRQQLFTGFELTRSPFLGSRG
- a CDS encoding type VI secretion system domain-containing protein; this encodes MNAPSTRPSAAMDDPASLIPLATAPLPEGSGVEDPRHHPTLLAIKQAMGRLQGTDFDQVIQDASGFLATQAKDLRVAGFLWLALVTRDQIDGLITGTALLRQLLEYQDAPIHPGKPAQRRAALDWLNSERARLLLNRLDAAPEPEALELIQGDLEHIETCLAQGPWDDPEAPPRWHVLRQWLQARRKDTVTGQGATSDASVAPQELGQKPQPGPSPPAIAAPDAAAPSHSGHPGPAGMVDTATETLLSTARDLHDALHRQGRPIEALAFARAARWAPLTLPPHNQGITRIPPPRPAGWACLDDAQARGDWAGVLTSGGALFFEPGFHLALDLQQRLAIAAEHHHAHDLALDIQSQVRALIQRLPGLETLCFEDGRPFADTTTLAWLRDGPATESRQALLPTSPFPLADQDASAPHPDTLKDLSLTDAWQALAHWPMTTERQRLMAMIARADLCLRARRPDVALPVLKAARAQLEAVRIVDWDPAMGRTLLTRLHQVAVTLDARGRSQKALIQECEQELARLDPQAAMDVFPLPEERSRTAPGLHDKP
- the tssB gene encoding type VI secretion system contractile sheath small subunit, which produces MTRSFQNEVPRARVNIALEVNQGGARRKVDLPFKMLVMGDFSHGRAQGRVAERPRMGVHSGNLQAVLKDMAPSLRLTVPDRISSQNQEIPVDLTFEHMKDFSPEAVAARVPSLARLMAMRNLLKELKSSLLDNTALRRELDRIVRDDEELKALQGQLKRLLPPAEASSQDTANH
- the tssC gene encoding type VI secretion system contractile sheath large subunit → MTATQTVDTPSQVAPYARLCNLAAVTPLEQGLDLDRFSDAGELAQAPQGDRLTAALGVLLDFLEPPATGESAARIDKTLVDDFIARIDGLIGEQLDEILHHPEFQRLEAAWRSLQFLTERADPRAHVKLELLDVSKADLQEDFEDAADTTQSGLYRQIYVQEYDTPGGEPVSALISDYCFDNTAQDISLLGEIARVSAACHCPFIGSVGPRFFGKHKTSELTRIQDLGAHMDQAAFIRWNAFRDSEDARYVGLTLPRFLLRLPYGQDHPVRSFCYQENTLGPEPDKYLWGNAAFAFAANMAESFRDHGWAVNIRGPESGGKVPGLPLHQYDLGQGLQTRMPTEFLISETRELEYARMGFIPLSYYKNRDFACFFSANSTQRPGEYPSPEATANSLVNARLPYVMLVSRIAHYLKILQRENIGASKSRQVLEDELNQWLQTLVTRMKDPDPALVASHPLRDGRVSVEEIPENPGLYAVNLFVMPHFQIEGVDVRLSLVAQMPKDAG